One Solanum pennellii chromosome 10, SPENNV200 genomic region harbors:
- the LOC107032394 gene encoding RING-H2 finger protein ATL67-like yields the protein MSTSPSAAHGGPPPPLTTTNTLIESLNKIGLGYAIAIALAFLFLLSTLILSSYLCCRSAAYRRRQAQSRTRNPNTGIYIPSVIFVAEEDENDDVSSQNTYAGLNQAVINSYPKLIYSNRNGNWGNGNGNGSRNDVVCAICLCDYKEAEMLRMLPECKHYFHVMCIDAWLKLNASCPVCRNSPLPTPMSTPLSEVVPLSQYSDGRRRH from the coding sequence ATGTCCACCAGTCCCTCCGCCGCCCACGGCGGCCCACCACCACCTCTAACCACCACCAATACGCTCATCGAGAGCCTCAATAAAATAGGCCTCGGCTACGCAATTGCAATTGCCCTTGCCTTCCTCTTCCTCCTATCAACTCTCATCCTTTCATCTTACCTATGCTGCCGCTCCGCTGCCTATCGCCGCCGTCAAGCCCAATCCCGGACTCGAAACCCGAACACCGGAATTTACATTCCGAGTGTAATTTTCGTTGCTGAGGAAGACGAAAACGACGACGTTTCATCTCAAAATACTTACGCGGGCCTTAATCAAGCAGTAATCAACTCTTACCCTAAATTAATTTACTCAAATAGAAACGGAAATTGGGGAAACGGAAACGGAAACGGAAGCAGAAACGACGTCGTGTGTGCGATTTGTTTGTGCGATTACAAGGAAGCGGAGATGTTACGGATGTTACCTGAGTGTAAGCATTATTTTCATGTGATGTGTATAGATGCGTGGCTGAAATTGAATGCTTCATGTCCAGTCTGCCGGAACTCTCCATTGCCGACGCCGATGTCCACGCCGTTGTCGGAGGTGGTCCCACTTTCACAATATTCCGATGGTCGGAGAAGACATTGA